The Salicibibacter halophilus DNA window AAATGACAAGGGAGCCTTATATTTCTCCAAGGCCAAAGTCGTGCATAAGGTTTATTTCATAGTTTTAATTTTGTCGCAACATTCGGATGTATATAAGGATTAAAAAGAAAGGCGTTTTAAGATGGAAATCAAGGATTTAAAAATATTCAAGACTGTGGCGTTTTATGGAAGTGTCAGTAAAGCGGCTAATGAGTTAAGTTATGTGCAATCCCATGTTACGACAAGAATCCAACTGTTAGAGAAAGAATTAAACACCCAATTATTCCACCGTAACAGTCGCGGAATGAAATTAAATCCAGAAGGGAAAAAATTATTATCGTACACTGATAATGTTCTATCAATGCTCGATGAAATGGTTAAAGTTGTTCAAGATTCGGAGGAACCATCCGGGGAACTTGATTTAGGCACAGTTGAAACGATCATACGACTCCCTCATATTTTATCTACTTATCACGAGGATTACCCTAACGTAGATTTATCTTTGGTCACGGGAGTAACCGAAGACCTTGTCCAGCAAGTCATCACCCACCAATTAGACGGTGCCTTTGTCACCGGATTTGAAGAACATCCTAAAATAACTCAACATGATGTTTTTCATGAAGAATTAACGCTAATATCAAATAAAGCTATGACGATCGACGAAATTGTCCATAAGCCATTGCTTGTCTTTAAATCCGGATGTAGCTACCGTGCAAAATTAACAGAATGGATAAAAACGGAAGGGATACACCCGGCTAAAATTATCGAATTTGGCACGCTGGAAACCATTCTAGGCTGTGTTGTGTCCGGGTTAGGTGTAACGCTACTCCCAAAATCCACCATCCAACATTTAGAAGAAGACGGTACGGTTTCCACCATGAAGCTCCCTGACAAATACAGTCATGTAACAACCGTATTTATTCGTCAATCCGATGCGTATTTAACGAATTCAATGAAAAAATTTATTGAAACGATTCAAACGACAACGGACACGAAGACCGGTTTATTAAGGTATCATTTTCAATGATCGAAGATATCGATCATAGTCATTTTACGTGATATAGCTGGGCACATATACTATAAACAAATGCCATGCATTTTTGAATATTCATTTTTTGGAGGGGATTTTGTTGAATTTAAACGATGCAAAAACATTAATTGAGGCTGCTGAACAAGAATCACAAAACCTTGGCGTATCGATGGTAATTTCAATCATGGACGAAGGCGGCAACCTCACCGCTACCCATCGAATGGACGATGCGTGGCTCGCCAGTATCGATATCGCGCAGAACAAAGCGTGGACATCCGTCGCGCTTAAAATGCCGACATCCAATCTGGAAGAAGCCACGGTACCTAGCGGTAGTCTATATGGACTAAACACGACAAATCAAGGAAAAATTGTCGTATTCGGTGGCGGGATCCCGTTGATTAAAGACGATAAAGTCGTCGGTGCTGTCGGTGTCAGCGGAAGCACGGTCGAGCATGATGTACAAGTAGCGGAAGCTGCAGTTACAAAGTTTGAAGGAAGCCTCACCCATGGGCAAAAATGATTATGATGCCATCGTTGTCGGAGCAGGTTCTATGGGAATGGCCGCCGGCTACTATTTATCCAGACAAGGAGCAAAAACACTGCTCATCGACGCTTTCGACCCTCCGCATACCCAAGGTAGCCACCACGGGGAGACGCGTATTATTCGCCATGCTTACGGAGAAGGAAGAGAATATGTTCCTCTGGCATTAAGAGCGCAAACATTGTGGGATGAATTGCAGCAAGAAACGGACGAGACCATTTTTGAAAAAACCGGGGTATTAGGATTTGGACCAGAGGGATCAGCTTTTATTGACGAAGCGATCGCGAGCTCCAAAGAATATTCCCTGTCTCTTGATTTGTTGGATGCCAGCGAAATCCATGAACGCTGGCCGGGGATCCAACTTCCGGAAGGGTACAAAGGCTGTTTTGAACCCGATTCCGGCGTTCTTTACAGCGAGAATTGTATCCGAGCCTATCGTCGATTGGCCGAAAAAAACGGTGTAAGCATTGTGCCTAATACACCGGTGAAAAATATAGACGCTGACACAGATTCCGTTTCTATCAAAACTGATGATGAAACGTATACCGCGAAAAAATTAATCATTAGTGCCGGAGCTTGGAACAAAGATGTGCTAGGACATTTAAATATAGATGTACCGCTGCAACCGACCCGTCAAACAACGACCTGGTTTGACTCCGATCCATCTTTATATGACGCCAATGGTTTTCCTGCTTTTTTCGTTGACGTACCATCCGGTGTTTATTATGGATTCCCCAGCCTTGATAGCAGCGGCTTGAAAATTGGACGCTTCGATACCGGAGAAAAAGCTGAACCGGCTTACATCAACCGTGAATACGGGATATACCCGGAAGATGAAGGGCATGTCCGCACATTCCTGGAAACCTATATGCCCCAAGCAGCAGGTAACGTAAAGCAGGGACGTGCTTGTATTTTCACTCGAACACCGGACGAACATTTCGTTGTCGATCTACACCCAAAACATTCCAATATTGCCATCGCGGCAGGCTTTTCCGGACACGGCTTTAAATTTGCAAGTGTTATCGGAGAAATTTTAAGCCAATT harbors:
- a CDS encoding LysR family transcriptional regulator — its product is MEIKDLKIFKTVAFYGSVSKAANELSYVQSHVTTRIQLLEKELNTQLFHRNSRGMKLNPEGKKLLSYTDNVLSMLDEMVKVVQDSEEPSGELDLGTVETIIRLPHILSTYHEDYPNVDLSLVTGVTEDLVQQVITHQLDGAFVTGFEEHPKITQHDVFHEELTLISNKAMTIDEIVHKPLLVFKSGCSYRAKLTEWIKTEGIHPAKIIEFGTLETILGCVVSGLGVTLLPKSTIQHLEEDGTVSTMKLPDKYSHVTTVFIRQSDAYLTNSMKKFIETIQTTTDTKTGLLRYHFQ
- a CDS encoding GlcG/HbpS family heme-binding protein, with translation MNLNDAKTLIEAAEQESQNLGVSMVISIMDEGGNLTATHRMDDAWLASIDIAQNKAWTSVALKMPTSNLEEATVPSGSLYGLNTTNQGKIVVFGGGIPLIKDDKVVGAVGVSGSTVEHDVQVAEAAVTKFEGSLTHGQK
- the solA gene encoding N-methyl-L-tryptophan oxidase, which translates into the protein MGKNDYDAIVVGAGSMGMAAGYYLSRQGAKTLLIDAFDPPHTQGSHHGETRIIRHAYGEGREYVPLALRAQTLWDELQQETDETIFEKTGVLGFGPEGSAFIDEAIASSKEYSLSLDLLDASEIHERWPGIQLPEGYKGCFEPDSGVLYSENCIRAYRRLAEKNGVSIVPNTPVKNIDADTDSVSIKTDDETYTAKKLIISAGAWNKDVLGHLNIDVPLQPTRQTTTWFDSDPSLYDANGFPAFFVDVPSGVYYGFPSLDSSGLKIGRFDTGEKAEPAYINREYGIYPEDEGHVRTFLETYMPQAAGNVKQGRACIFTRTPDEHFVVDLHPKHSNIAIAAGFSGHGFKFASVIGEILSQLALDGQTEHDISIFSLSRPALQQSENALG